In the Colwellia sp. 20A7 genome, one interval contains:
- the tssH gene encoding type VI secretion system ATPase TssH produces the protein MSAMTLSKLVEKLTPACRESLESAASICHSRSQFTVEIEHWLLALLEKESDDLRLIMASFSVERATLIQELQQGLEKLKTGNSAAPSLSPHIVNLLSQTWLNTTIEFNDNQIRSAYIIYTLLNNDSLSTLISRSAKELLKVDAGQLLHAWPQLSAQSGESSDEQQQLASSTGKKASKTPSLEQYTQDLTADAKSGKIDPILGRDNEIRQMIDILTRRRQNNPILTGEAGVGKTAVVEGLALKIAEKDVPKALKDVRLHVLDLALLQAGAGMKGEFENRLKSLISEVKNSIHPIILFIDEAHTMIGSGGQAGQNDAANLLKPALARGELRMIAATTWAEYKKYFEKDAALTRRFQVVKIEEPSEKQAIVMMRGLLPVMESHHKIIISDQALQASVNLSHRYITGRQLPDKAVSLLDTACARVAMSQGSTPGAVENLQRTEQQIETQINLLKREVKTGADHKKALTALNKTLKETQQALLPLKKQWQNELVLVKSVATLVTELQQDDVEDYDTKLVELNKLKAELSLNLQPMVHWQVDEQLVAEVISDWTGIPVGKMQNDEIDMVLSLKETMEKRIIGQSHALDLIAKTVQISRAQLGDEKRPIGVFLLAGPSGVGKTETALTLAEQVYGSEENITVINMSEFKEEHKVSLLLGSPPGYVGYGEGGVLTEAVRRKPYSVILLDEMEKAHPGVQDIFYQVFDKGTIKDGEGRDIDFKNTIIIMTSNAGTDTTMELFEDENTAPSITGLRKALQDDLLTYFKPAFLGRINVVPYIPLSDDMLNQITKLQLARIGVRLSNHHQAKFSYSDDVVKKIVSLCQDAGSGARNIHNILQNTMLPELSIKILNKMTNNKKTTNVNINVKEDEFTYKV, from the coding sequence ATGTCAGCAATGACTTTGAGTAAACTAGTAGAAAAATTAACACCAGCCTGCCGCGAGTCGCTAGAATCTGCTGCAAGTATATGTCACAGCAGAAGTCAGTTTACGGTTGAAATAGAACACTGGTTACTTGCTTTATTAGAAAAAGAGTCTGATGATTTACGATTAATTATGGCAAGTTTTTCTGTAGAACGTGCGACATTAATTCAGGAGTTACAACAAGGATTAGAAAAGTTAAAAACAGGCAACAGTGCCGCACCTAGTTTATCTCCTCATATTGTTAACTTATTAAGTCAAACATGGCTTAACACCACAATAGAGTTTAATGACAACCAAATACGATCGGCTTACATTATTTATACGTTATTAAATAATGACTCGTTAAGTACGCTTATTTCTCGATCTGCTAAAGAGCTTCTTAAGGTTGATGCAGGTCAACTGCTACATGCATGGCCACAACTCTCAGCTCAGTCAGGTGAATCGTCAGATGAACAGCAACAATTAGCTTCGTCTACAGGCAAAAAAGCGAGTAAAACCCCTAGTTTAGAGCAATACACGCAAGACTTAACGGCAGACGCTAAATCGGGAAAAATAGATCCTATTTTGGGACGCGATAATGAAATCAGACAAATGATTGATATTTTGACACGTCGCCGACAAAACAACCCTATTTTAACAGGTGAAGCAGGTGTTGGTAAAACAGCAGTCGTTGAAGGATTAGCGTTAAAAATTGCGGAAAAAGATGTACCAAAAGCTCTTAAAGATGTGCGACTTCATGTATTAGATCTCGCATTACTGCAGGCAGGTGCAGGTATGAAAGGCGAATTTGAAAACCGCCTTAAATCACTCATTAGTGAAGTTAAAAATTCAATTCACCCAATAATTTTATTTATTGATGAAGCGCACACCATGATAGGTAGTGGAGGACAAGCCGGCCAAAATGACGCGGCCAATTTGCTTAAACCTGCTTTAGCGCGTGGTGAATTAAGAATGATAGCCGCAACCACCTGGGCTGAATATAAAAAATACTTTGAAAAAGATGCTGCATTAACACGTCGTTTTCAAGTAGTGAAAATTGAAGAACCTTCTGAGAAACAAGCCATTGTTATGATGCGTGGATTATTACCTGTAATGGAAAGTCATCATAAAATAATTATTTCTGACCAGGCACTACAAGCCTCTGTTAATTTATCTCATCGTTATATTACTGGACGTCAATTACCTGACAAAGCCGTTAGTTTACTTGATACTGCCTGTGCACGAGTTGCGATGAGTCAAGGCTCTACACCAGGTGCAGTAGAAAACTTACAACGTACCGAACAACAAATTGAAACACAAATTAATTTGTTAAAACGAGAAGTGAAAACTGGCGCAGACCATAAAAAAGCATTAACCGCGTTGAATAAAACCTTAAAAGAAACTCAACAAGCGTTGTTACCATTAAAAAAACAATGGCAAAACGAGCTAGTGCTTGTGAAGAGCGTGGCCACGTTGGTGACTGAGTTACAGCAAGATGATGTTGAAGATTATGATACTAAGTTAGTTGAATTGAATAAATTAAAGGCTGAACTATCCCTAAACCTTCAACCTATGGTTCATTGGCAAGTAGATGAACAACTTGTTGCTGAGGTTATCTCTGATTGGACAGGTATTCCTGTTGGTAAAATGCAAAATGATGAAATTGATATGGTTTTGTCGTTAAAAGAAACAATGGAAAAAAGAATTATTGGTCAATCGCATGCATTAGACCTTATTGCAAAAACGGTACAAATATCAAGAGCACAATTAGGAGATGAAAAACGTCCTATTGGTGTTTTTTTACTTGCTGGACCAAGCGGCGTAGGTAAAACAGAAACAGCGTTAACCTTGGCTGAACAAGTGTATGGTAGTGAAGAGAATATTACTGTAATCAACATGTCAGAATTTAAAGAAGAACATAAAGTCTCATTATTACTTGGTTCACCTCCTGGGTATGTTGGTTATGGTGAAGGTGGTGTTTTAACTGAAGCCGTAAGACGTAAACCTTACAGTGTTATTTTGCTTGATGAAATGGAAAAAGCACATCCGGGTGTACAAGATATTTTTTATCAAGTGTTTGATAAAGGAACAATCAAAGATGGTGAAGGTAGAGATATAGACTTTAAAAACACCATTATTATTATGACCTCAAACGCAGGTACAGATACAACGATGGAGTTATTTGAAGATGAGAATACAGCACCTTCAATTACAGGGCTACGTAAAGCACTGCAAGATGACTTATTAACCTATTTTAAACCCGCGTTTTTAGGGCGTATTAATGTCGTGCCTTATATTCCATTGTCTGACGACATGTTAAATCAGATAACAAAACTTCAATTAGCAAGAATTGGCGTAAGGTTGAGTAACCATCACCAAGCTAAATTTAGCTACAGTGATGACGTAGTGAAAAAGATAGTATCACTCTGCCAAGATGCTGGCTCAGGCGCACGAAATATCCATAATATTTTGCAAAATACTATGCTGCCAGAATTGTCGATTAAAATTTTGAATAAAATGACTAACAACAAAAAAACGACCAATGTGAATATCAATGTTAAGGAAGATGAGTTCACATACAAAGTTTAG
- a CDS encoding Hcp family type VI secretion system effector gives MQANTYLDYEGIKGETTAEGYKDKITVLSVDWNVSRELSSFTGTAQDREASATRLGDVTITKLQDNASTYLFEEATIGKGKKAIFYITKQGDKIEEIMQIELTDAMISSYSVSIQGDRPVETITISYTEMMMAVTPTDDKNNITAALRYGYSGVKGQQM, from the coding sequence ATGCAAGCAAATACATATTTGGACTACGAAGGAATTAAAGGCGAAACAACGGCTGAGGGATACAAAGATAAAATTACTGTACTTTCTGTTGATTGGAATGTTAGCCGTGAACTTTCTTCATTTACTGGTACTGCACAAGATCGTGAAGCTAGCGCAACACGTCTTGGTGATGTAACTATCACTAAACTTCAAGATAATGCGTCTACGTACTTATTTGAAGAAGCGACTATCGGTAAAGGTAAAAAAGCAATCTTCTACATCACTAAACAAGGTGATAAAATTGAAGAAATTATGCAAATCGAATTAACTGATGCCATGATTTCTAGCTATAGTGTTTCAATTCAAGGTGATCGCCCAGTTGAAACTATTACTATTAGCTACACTGAAATGATGATGGCTGTTACTCCAACAGATGATAAAAATAACATTACTGCTGCGCTTAGATACGGCTACAGTGGTGTTAAAGGTCAACAAATGTAA
- a CDS encoding type VI secretion system Vgr family protein encodes MQKATQKNNIISISTPLGKDTLYLTHLSATEAISQLYSFTVSMFTVGTTISLDGLVGKNVCVSLRNAESGGAIRYYHGVVSHLESTGMRTAATDDVEDYIDYQAIIVPTAAFMKKRSNCRIYQNLSVTDIVADLFGQHSVAFQDKTTKSYPKYEYCVQYQESDLDFVTRLLQQEGIFYFFEHSSGAHTLVLADDITAYKKCAEAKVRCFSGHLSKPHVSHWQGGLSMVSGAYQQKGYDFEQPTLFPSGNKVTASLPAQGGLEIFDYMGESEFNKRPQPYANTQLEALQKDMHKCAGQGDCRSFSIGKTFTFEDHEDSSYKGKSYLLTAIRTSATQPNQSGANQSGAENVFTNDFECVPKDTPYRPTVSLNKPLINGVQTAVVTGDPGDEQHIDKYGRVKVQFHWDREGAYDSKSSCWIRVAQNWAGNKWGAFFFPRVGQEVLVEFINGDPDQPIISGAIYNADLMPPYALPAKKTQSGIKSHSTKNGGADNFNEVRFEDDKGKELLFFQAEKDHELKVKNDQKDTIDNDRLTEIANNDTLNVGKVLKVTAGSKIEFKTGSASIIMSSDGSITIQGTSIKVKGTDIKVNGTGITMQAPLIKLN; translated from the coding sequence ATGCAAAAAGCTACCCAGAAAAATAATATTATCTCTATCTCTACTCCTTTAGGTAAAGATACCCTATATTTAACACATTTAAGTGCCACCGAGGCCATTTCACAACTTTATTCATTTACAGTATCAATGTTTACGGTCGGTACAACGATTTCACTCGATGGCTTAGTGGGTAAAAATGTGTGTGTTTCGTTAAGGAATGCGGAAAGTGGTGGCGCCATTCGTTATTACCATGGTGTTGTTAGTCACCTAGAATCAACAGGAATGAGAACTGCAGCGACAGACGATGTAGAAGATTATATAGATTATCAAGCTATTATCGTACCTACCGCAGCATTCATGAAAAAAAGAAGTAATTGTCGCATTTATCAAAACTTATCAGTAACAGACATCGTGGCAGATCTTTTTGGTCAACACAGTGTAGCCTTTCAAGATAAAACGACTAAAAGTTATCCCAAATACGAATATTGCGTGCAATATCAAGAATCTGATTTAGACTTTGTTACCCGCTTATTACAACAAGAAGGTATTTTTTACTTTTTCGAACACAGTAGTGGCGCGCACACATTAGTGCTAGCAGATGATATAACTGCGTATAAAAAATGTGCAGAAGCAAAGGTGCGTTGTTTTTCAGGACACTTATCGAAACCACATGTATCTCATTGGCAAGGTGGTTTAAGCATGGTTAGCGGGGCCTATCAACAAAAAGGCTATGACTTTGAACAACCGACACTCTTTCCAAGTGGTAACAAGGTAACCGCAAGTTTACCTGCACAAGGTGGTTTGGAAATATTTGACTATATGGGTGAATCAGAATTTAATAAACGCCCACAACCTTATGCAAATACCCAACTTGAAGCATTGCAAAAAGATATGCATAAATGCGCAGGTCAAGGCGACTGTCGTAGCTTTAGTATTGGTAAAACATTTACCTTTGAAGATCACGAAGACAGCAGTTATAAAGGCAAAAGTTATTTATTAACCGCCATTAGAACCAGTGCAACACAGCCTAATCAATCAGGGGCTAATCAATCAGGTGCAGAAAACGTTTTTACCAACGATTTTGAATGTGTGCCTAAAGACACTCCTTACAGACCAACAGTATCGCTTAATAAACCGCTAATTAATGGCGTTCAAACAGCGGTTGTAACGGGTGACCCTGGCGATGAACAGCATATTGATAAATATGGCCGAGTAAAAGTGCAATTTCACTGGGATCGTGAAGGCGCATATGACAGTAAAAGTTCTTGTTGGATCCGTGTTGCTCAAAACTGGGCAGGTAATAAATGGGGCGCTTTCTTCTTCCCCCGTGTAGGCCAAGAAGTTTTAGTTGAGTTTATCAATGGCGACCCTGATCAGCCAATTATTAGTGGTGCTATTTATAATGCCGACTTAATGCCTCCTTATGCCTTACCGGCTAAAAAAACTCAAAGTGGTATTAAATCACATAGTACTAAAAATGGTGGCGCAGACAATTTTAATGAAGTGCGTTTTGAAGATGACAAAGGTAAAGAACTGTTATTTTTTCAAGCGGAAAAAGATCACGAACTTAAAGTTAAAAATGACCAAAAAGACACCATCGACAATGACCGCTTAACCGAAATAGCCAATAACGACACGCTAAATGTTGGTAAAGTTCTTAAAGTTACTGCGGGCAGTAAAATAGAATTTAAAACGGGCAGTGCGTCTATAATAATGAGCAGTGATGGCTCTATTACCATTCAAGGCACCAGTATAAAAGTGAAAGGTACTGACATTAAAGTCAATGGTACAGGTATTACTATGCAAGCCCCGTTAATTAAGTTGAATTAG
- a CDS encoding PAAR domain-containing protein, with amino-acid sequence MGMPAATVTHMHLCPKVNPGPVPHVGGPIIMGSPNVLIGSLPAARKGDKLICVGPPDTINAGSSSVKINGKPAARLSDGTAHGGIIVVGNPTVLIG; translated from the coding sequence ATGGGAATGCCAGCAGCCACTGTTACACATATGCATCTTTGCCCTAAGGTTAATCCAGGGCCTGTACCTCATGTAGGCGGCCCAATAATTATGGGTTCACCAAATGTGTTAATTGGTAGTTTGCCCGCAGCAAGAAAGGGCGATAAGCTTATTTGTGTTGGACCACCTGATACAATTAATGCAGGTTCAAGTTCAGTGAAAATAAATGGTAAACCTGCGGCTCGTTTAAGTGATGGTACTGCACATGGCGGAATCATTGTGGTGGGCAATCCAACGGTTTTAATTGGATAG